A single region of the bacterium genome encodes:
- a CDS encoding DMT family transporter, whose product MPGEHRRGILWAVASAFGIAAFVIPWKIAASHGSTATNTLVLLVAAAIFNSLLTVYRHKSIPRFSRFDLGVATALGSLTLLGNLASATAIKLISPALLTVVQRSEVIIVALLAWPIIGERIDRRFWAGAAIAICGLLLLNDPLAAADLRTTGIFWAVASAVCFGSMAVVTRKTIQRIDPVSVNGLRLWLAVMLWFIWNGFPPELAEISSAQVGYVSLAAFSGPFLGRLCLMNSAKYVEARITTLATLAAPVLTLVLGYLILSDLPTSREILGGTIMLIGISIPLLGLARARRARPPPSSEAS is encoded by the coding sequence ATGCCAGGCGAACATCGCAGAGGAATCCTGTGGGCTGTCGCCTCGGCGTTCGGCATCGCGGCTTTTGTGATCCCGTGGAAGATCGCAGCCAGCCATGGCTCGACGGCGACGAATACTCTCGTCCTGCTGGTCGCCGCGGCGATCTTCAACAGCTTGCTGACCGTCTATCGCCACAAGTCGATCCCCAGATTCAGCCGCTTCGATCTGGGCGTCGCGACGGCGCTGGGAAGCTTGACACTGCTTGGAAATCTCGCCAGCGCGACCGCAATCAAGTTGATCTCGCCTGCTCTTCTGACCGTCGTGCAGCGCAGCGAAGTCATCATCGTCGCATTGCTGGCGTGGCCGATCATTGGCGAGAGGATCGACCGGCGTTTCTGGGCGGGCGCAGCGATCGCCATCTGCGGACTTCTCCTTTTGAACGATCCGCTGGCCGCCGCAGACCTGCGAACCACCGGAATCTTCTGGGCCGTTGCTTCGGCTGTGTGCTTTGGTTCGATGGCCGTCGTCACGCGCAAGACCATCCAGCGCATCGACCCGGTGTCGGTGAATGGGCTGCGACTCTGGTTGGCGGTGATGCTCTGGTTCATCTGGAACGGATTTCCACCTGAACTGGCCGAGATCTCCAGCGCACAGGTGGGCTATGTGAGCCTCGCTGCGTTCTCCGGACCGTTCCTGGGTCGCCTGTGCCTGATGAACTCGGCGAAATACGTCGAAGCCCGCATCACGACGCTGGCAACATTGGCCGCTCCAGTGCTCACACTGGTACTCGGATATCTGATCCTTTCGGATCTCCCGACCTCGAGAGAAATCCTGGGTGGCACGATCATGCTGATCGGGATCTCGATCCCGCTGCTGGGACTGGCGCGGGCACGAAGGGCCAGGCCGCCACCATCGAGCGAAGCGAGCTGA